The following are encoded in a window of Mycobacterium vicinigordonae genomic DNA:
- a CDS encoding lipocalin-like domain-containing protein: MTNDWRSYPFKLVPGDGQLDFPAAEGQHADQESDTWFIAGELEAPDSRRSFAFLTIFNRNRPGGSIVADFYTMALFDLDTGDYGTYTDYDMPPASMEPGATPRLSSAVGSLDLGYDTRDGTARWTARTDDDGNLVPYTYDVDLVGTDQHGRTMRLELAVTPTRAPTALGALAYNGKIACFGQDDTYSYFQTGLVMTGTLRWGELAEQVRGSSGHIDRQWFPKYAGGGTGEPPRTRSHEWRTVNFCNGVDMSIWRQFLRTEGNALQPFTGITVSYSDGRAPECVEDFEVTISSYVRWPESIRTLIRPPTKARYMPDRHRITSAALQLDIVGEPLVPAPAHGLPIEYMEGPYRYRGTLGGQPVTAFAFNERSLALYRDWELVQVLSATLADVPGAEVKAAVDQLSKLVHDGERVAALELASKLRIGQTEPLATIFDDLITALSG; encoded by the coding sequence CATTCAAGTTGGTACCCGGTGACGGTCAATTGGACTTTCCCGCTGCCGAAGGTCAGCACGCCGACCAGGAGTCCGATACCTGGTTCATCGCCGGCGAACTCGAAGCACCGGATTCCCGCCGGTCGTTCGCATTCCTGACCATCTTCAACCGGAATCGACCGGGCGGATCAATCGTCGCCGACTTCTACACCATGGCGTTGTTTGACCTGGACACCGGCGATTACGGTACCTACACCGACTATGACATGCCGCCGGCCAGTATGGAGCCGGGTGCCACCCCCCGATTGTCTAGCGCGGTCGGATCACTGGACCTCGGGTACGACACCCGCGACGGCACGGCGCGCTGGACCGCCCGGACCGACGACGACGGCAATTTGGTGCCTTACACCTACGACGTCGACCTGGTGGGTACCGACCAGCACGGCCGGACCATGCGTTTGGAGCTTGCCGTCACACCGACTCGTGCGCCGACTGCGTTGGGCGCCTTGGCGTACAACGGCAAGATCGCCTGCTTCGGTCAGGATGACACGTATTCCTACTTCCAGACCGGACTGGTCATGACCGGCACGCTGCGCTGGGGTGAGCTGGCCGAGCAGGTCAGGGGTAGCAGCGGGCATATCGACCGGCAGTGGTTCCCGAAGTACGCGGGCGGCGGCACCGGGGAACCTCCTCGAACCAGGTCCCACGAGTGGCGCACCGTCAACTTCTGCAACGGCGTCGACATGAGCATCTGGCGGCAGTTTCTGCGCACCGAAGGCAATGCGCTGCAACCGTTTACGGGCATCACCGTCAGCTACTCCGACGGTAGGGCGCCGGAGTGCGTGGAAGACTTTGAAGTCACCATCAGCAGCTATGTCCGGTGGCCCGAATCCATCCGAACGCTGATCCGTCCGCCCACGAAGGCCCGCTACATGCCCGATCGTCATCGGATCACCAGCGCCGCGCTGCAATTGGACATCGTCGGTGAGCCGCTGGTGCCCGCGCCCGCCCATGGCCTGCCGATCGAGTATATGGAGGGCCCGTATCGCTATCGCGGAACGCTGGGCGGCCAACCTGTCACCGCATTCGCGTTCAATGAGCGATCGCTGGCGCTGTACCGGGACTGGGAGTTGGTTCAGGTGTTGTCCGCCACTCTCGCCGACGTCCCCGGCGCGGAGGTGAAGGCCGCAGTGGATCAGCTTTCGAAACTGGTGCACGACGGAGAGCGAGTGGCGGCGCTGGAGTTGGCCTCGAAATTGCGGATCGGCCAAACAGAGCCATTGGCAACAATTTTCGACGATCTGATCACCGCGCTGTCAGGTTAA